Proteins encoded within one genomic window of Cryptosporangium minutisporangium:
- a CDS encoding AAA family ATPase: protein MTDMLRAPAEVKYADELDWLESIDTGPKPFSWRLSPQMVRLFILGSERADGLDRPVAQKWFGDRSFVERAIVTLASDRGLLLIGDPGTGKSWLAELLAAAISRNSTLVVQGTAGTTEDHIKYSWNVSMVIAKGQSPDSLIPSPIMTAMQRGVIGRFEELTRTTSDVQDALISILSEKYVSIPELKDDAINTVFAQPGFSIIATANSHDRGVNDLSSALKRRFNFVRIPIVTNKKSEAEIVRFRTVELLRRHEIELEVPPTLLDILLQSFADLRTAAASATSDDEKLESSLSTAEQIGVLEDAILHSQFFGDRALRADTLARSLVGSLARRSPEDLAILNKYWHGTVEKRSKKEAGEWEGFLEGGREAIATLS from the coding sequence ATGACCGACATGCTCCGGGCCCCCGCCGAAGTGAAGTACGCCGACGAGCTCGACTGGCTGGAGTCGATCGACACCGGCCCGAAGCCGTTCTCGTGGCGCCTGAGCCCGCAGATGGTCCGGCTGTTCATCCTGGGCTCCGAGCGCGCCGACGGCCTCGACCGCCCGGTCGCGCAGAAGTGGTTCGGTGACCGCAGCTTCGTCGAGCGTGCGATCGTGACGCTCGCGTCCGACCGCGGTCTGCTGCTGATCGGCGACCCCGGCACCGGCAAGAGCTGGCTCGCCGAGCTGCTGGCCGCGGCGATCAGCCGCAACTCGACGCTGGTCGTGCAGGGCACCGCGGGCACCACCGAAGACCACATCAAGTACTCGTGGAACGTCTCGATGGTGATCGCGAAGGGCCAGTCGCCGGATTCGCTGATCCCGTCGCCGATCATGACCGCAATGCAGCGCGGCGTCATCGGGCGCTTCGAGGAGCTGACCCGGACGACGAGCGACGTCCAGGACGCGCTGATCTCGATCCTGTCGGAGAAGTACGTGTCGATCCCCGAGCTCAAGGACGATGCGATCAACACGGTGTTCGCCCAGCCCGGCTTCTCGATCATCGCGACCGCGAACAGCCACGACCGGGGCGTCAACGACCTGTCGTCCGCGCTCAAGCGGCGGTTCAACTTCGTCCGCATCCCGATCGTGACGAACAAGAAGAGCGAGGCGGAGATCGTCCGGTTCCGGACCGTCGAGCTGCTGCGCCGGCACGAGATCGAGCTGGAGGTGCCGCCGACGCTGCTCGACATCCTCCTGCAGAGCTTCGCCGACCTCCGCACCGCCGCGGCGTCGGCGACCAGCGACGACGAGAAGCTGGAGTCGTCGCTGTCGACCGCCGAGCAGATCGGTGTGCTGGAGGACGCGATCCTGCACAGCCAGTTCTTCGGCGATCGGGCTCTGCGCGCCGACACGCTCGCCCGGTCGCTGGTCGGCTCGCTGGCCCGGCGTAGCCCGGAAGACCTCGCGATCCTGAACAAGTACTGGCACGGCACGGTGGAGAAGCGCAGCAAGAAGGAGGCCGGCGAGTGGGAGGGCTTCCTGGAAGGCGGTCGCGAGGCGATCGCGACGCTCTCGTGA